A genomic region of Planococcus kocurii contains the following coding sequences:
- the phnE gene encoding phosphonate ABC transporter, permease protein PhnE has protein sequence MSEKTIKANRKWHTIFFVFLIAVMTFASITITDFNIFHGIATLPKAIAWIFSNMWISQETWERLPTILEKLLETVLVSIAATTTGTVVAFFLSLMGSKTTGRSTIWGAFARFVASVSRNIPVVAWALILLLSFGQNSMTGYLALFVGSVGFLTRAFIESIDEASQSAVEALRATGATYFQIVFKAVVPQCLPQLISWILFMIETNIRSATLVGILTGTGIGYTFDLYYKTLNYNAVALVTFSIILAVIVIELMSNYIRKVII, from the coding sequence GTGAGTGAAAAAACAATAAAAGCCAATCGCAAATGGCACACAATCTTTTTTGTCTTTCTGATTGCTGTGATGACTTTTGCTTCTATCACAATTACCGACTTCAACATTTTTCATGGCATTGCGACTTTGCCAAAAGCCATCGCATGGATTTTCTCGAATATGTGGATTAGTCAGGAAACATGGGAACGCCTGCCAACCATTTTGGAGAAATTGCTGGAAACTGTTCTTGTATCGATTGCAGCCACGACTACAGGAACAGTCGTCGCATTCTTTTTAAGTCTGATGGGATCAAAAACGACAGGGAGGAGCACAATTTGGGGTGCATTTGCACGCTTTGTGGCATCTGTATCACGGAATATTCCAGTCGTGGCGTGGGCGCTAATTTTACTGCTGTCATTTGGACAAAACTCAATGACTGGATACTTGGCTTTGTTCGTAGGGTCTGTCGGATTTTTAACGAGAGCTTTTATCGAGTCCATAGACGAAGCGAGTCAAAGTGCTGTCGAGGCGTTACGCGCAACCGGGGCGACATATTTTCAAATTGTTTTTAAAGCGGTTGTGCCGCAATGTTTGCCCCAGCTGATCAGTTGGATCTTGTTTATGATTGAAACTAATATTCGCAGTGCGACCTTAGTAGGTATTTTAACGGGTACCGGCATTGGCTACACGTTCGACTTGTATTATAAAACGTTGAATTACAATGCTGTGGCTCTCGTTACCTTTAGCATCATTCTTGCGGTGATTGTCATCGAGCTGATGTCAAACTATATCAGGAAGGTGATTATTTAA
- the phnC gene encoding phosphonate ABC transporter ATP-binding protein gives MALLQIKDLGKSYNPHTKILQGLNFEVEAGEFLSVIGPSGAGKSTLLRCINRMVEIDEGQVIFNGQNVGDLNKKELRKLRTNMGMIFQHYNLVPRLSVIENVLHGRFGYKTTFQGVLGRFTEQEKEHAFFLLEKLGIEDHAYKRCDQLSGGQQQRVGIARSLIQEPKIVLCDEPIASLDPNASKVIMDHLKSITQELGITCIVNLHQVEIAKSYSDRIIGLNKGGIVFDGPSYRLHRSHTDIIYGTETQTSPEIRELITV, from the coding sequence ATGGCTTTATTGCAAATCAAAGATCTTGGTAAATCCTATAATCCCCATACGAAAATTCTTCAAGGGCTGAATTTTGAAGTGGAAGCTGGCGAATTTCTTTCTGTAATCGGACCTTCTGGTGCAGGAAAATCGACACTACTTCGATGCATTAACCGGATGGTGGAAATTGATGAAGGACAAGTTATTTTTAACGGTCAGAACGTAGGCGATTTGAATAAAAAAGAACTGCGAAAACTGCGTACTAACATGGGCATGATTTTTCAACATTATAATTTAGTGCCCCGTTTATCGGTCATTGAAAATGTATTGCATGGTCGCTTTGGCTATAAAACGACATTTCAAGGAGTATTGGGTCGATTTACAGAACAAGAAAAAGAACACGCTTTTTTCTTGTTGGAAAAGCTAGGCATTGAAGATCACGCCTATAAACGGTGCGATCAATTAAGTGGCGGTCAACAACAACGCGTCGGTATCGCGCGTTCACTGATTCAAGAACCAAAAATTGTCTTATGTGACGAACCGATTGCCTCACTCGATCCAAATGCCTCAAAAGTTATCATGGATCATTTAAAATCGATTACACAAGAACTCGGCATCACTTGTATCGTCAATCTTCACCAAGTTGAAATTGCCAAAAGTTATTCCGACCGAATCATTGGATTGAACAAAGGCGGAATCGTGTTTGATGGACCAAGTTACCGCTTACACCGAAGTCACACGGACATCATTTACGGTACTGAGACACAGACGAGCCCAGAAATCAGAGAATTGATTACGGTTTAA
- a CDS encoding PhnD/SsuA/transferrin family substrate-binding protein: MTKRSSALAILVGLALLLGACTDGNAEAGKSEVDDVIKVVWYPNESGSDMTSSRDEIGEAIEQATGKEVEHQLTTDYAIAIETMVNNNADLAFMGAQGYIEAKNGNDAIEPLVVPTGESGTLDDAVYHSWLAVNADNQEEFMVDGEFSLDTLEQKKMSFVSNSSTSGFVIPSSTIINHFADKPGYEDLVAEDLMEGGPLFSQVLFGNSHQGSAVNLLNDSVEVASFCDTCAENYVEVTEGEANKVGSIYKVKDDATEPFNTVAGSEFALMDVIPVLNAPFVANLDVMGQEDYDTLKELFSSDEIANNEKIFVPEESGKPGLFFKSANERFVSVEDEWFDAIRKLSK; this comes from the coding sequence ATGACAAAGAGAAGTTCAGCACTGGCTATACTTGTAGGATTAGCTTTACTATTAGGTGCTTGTACAGATGGCAACGCAGAGGCAGGCAAATCAGAAGTTGACGATGTGATCAAAGTAGTTTGGTATCCAAATGAGTCTGGATCGGATATGACATCATCTCGTGATGAAATTGGAGAAGCCATCGAACAAGCAACCGGTAAAGAAGTCGAACATCAGTTAACAACCGATTACGCCATTGCGATTGAAACCATGGTCAACAATAATGCGGATTTGGCATTTATGGGCGCGCAAGGCTATATTGAAGCCAAAAATGGCAATGATGCAATTGAACCTTTAGTCGTACCAACAGGAGAATCTGGCACGCTTGACGACGCGGTCTACCACAGTTGGTTAGCAGTCAATGCGGACAACCAAGAAGAGTTCATGGTGGATGGAGAATTCTCACTAGACACATTAGAGCAAAAAAAAATGTCCTTTGTTTCTAATAGCTCTACATCAGGGTTTGTTATCCCATCTTCTACCATCATCAATCATTTTGCTGACAAGCCGGGTTATGAAGACTTAGTAGCAGAAGATTTGATGGAAGGTGGTCCGTTGTTTTCTCAAGTGCTTTTTGGGAATTCTCACCAAGGCTCAGCTGTTAATTTACTAAACGACAGTGTAGAAGTGGCATCGTTTTGCGACACTTGTGCTGAAAATTACGTAGAAGTAACAGAAGGCGAAGCCAATAAAGTCGGTTCGATCTATAAAGTTAAAGACGATGCGACTGAACCATTTAACACAGTAGCAGGAAGTGAATTCGCATTGATGGATGTTATTCCTGTGCTCAATGCACCATTTGTAGCCAATTTAGACGTGATGGGTCAAGAAGATTACGATACGTTAAAAGAACTATTCAGTTCAGACGAAATTGCAAACAATGAAAAAATATTCGTTCCGGAAGAATCCGGAAAACCAGGATTGTTCTTCAAGTCAGCAAACGAACGATTTGTATCAGTTGAAGATGAGTGGTTTGATGCAATTCGTAAATTGTCGAAGTAA